A single window of Mycolicibacterium madagascariense DNA harbors:
- the scpB gene encoding SMC-Scp complex subunit ScpB yields MTDEHPGPDPALDLGDADLGIDVAAHPEMSDAELGAVLEALLLVVDTPVTVDALAAALDQPAYRVAAKLRLMADELTARDSGIDLREAGGGWRMYTRARYAPFVERLLLDGTRTKLTRAALETLAVVAYRQPVTRVRVSAVRGVNCDAVMRTLLARGLITEAGTDSDTGATTFATTELFLERLGLSSLTDLPDIAPLLPDVDNIDDITESLAEEPRFVKLGVVPDDRTVAFDVDKD; encoded by the coding sequence ATGACTGACGAACACCCGGGTCCCGACCCTGCCCTCGATCTGGGCGACGCGGACCTCGGCATCGACGTCGCAGCACACCCCGAGATGTCCGACGCCGAACTCGGCGCGGTCCTGGAAGCGTTGCTGCTGGTCGTCGACACCCCGGTGACCGTGGACGCCCTGGCGGCCGCGCTGGATCAGCCCGCTTACCGGGTGGCGGCGAAGCTGCGACTGATGGCCGACGAGTTGACGGCCCGCGACAGCGGCATCGATCTGCGCGAAGCGGGCGGCGGCTGGCGGATGTACACGCGGGCCCGCTACGCCCCCTTCGTGGAGCGGTTGCTGCTCGACGGGACCCGCACCAAGCTCACCCGAGCGGCGCTGGAGACGCTGGCGGTCGTGGCGTACCGCCAGCCGGTCACCAGGGTCCGGGTCAGCGCGGTGCGCGGCGTCAACTGCGACGCGGTCATGCGCACCCTCCTCGCCCGCGGCCTGATCACCGAGGCGGGCACCGACTCCGACACCGGCGCAACGACATTCGCGACGACCGAGCTGTTCCTGGAGCGCCTCGGGCTCTCGTCGCTGACCGACCTGCCCGACATCGCGCCGCTGTTGCCCGACGTGGACAACATCGACGACATCACCGAATCATTGGCCGAGGAGCCACGTTTCGTGAAGT